One window of the Desulforamulus hydrothermalis Lam5 = DSM 18033 genome contains the following:
- a CDS encoding Transporter (fragment) — protein MAQTDLMKSQLSAREGFGSTLGVIAATLGSAVGLGNIWKFPYITGENGGAAFILIYLLCVGLIGLPVMISEFIIGRRSNAAAVGAFKKLAPATPWFLTGISGVLVAFLSATTPRWPAGYTPIFLRH, from the coding sequence ACTTAATGAAATCTCAACTTTCTGCCCGGGAAGGTTTTGGCAGCACTTTAGGTGTAATTGCTGCCACCCTGGGTTCTGCCGTAGGACTGGGCAACATTTGGAAATTTCCTTATATTACCGGTGAAAACGGCGGTGCGGCCTTTATTCTTATTTATCTTTTATGTGTTGGCTTGATTGGTTTGCCGGTAATGATTTCTGAATTTATTATCGGACGTCGCTCCAATGCGGCTGCGGTAGGGGCTTTTAAAAAGCTGGCGCCCGCTACTCCCTGGTTTCTTACCGGCATATCCGGCGTGCTGGTGGCCTTTCTTAGTGCTACTACACCTCGGTGGCCGGCTGGGTATACGCCTATATTTTTAAGGCATTAA